From the genome of Gavia stellata isolate bGavSte3 chromosome 3, bGavSte3.hap2, whole genome shotgun sequence, one region includes:
- the MAK gene encoding serine/threonine-protein kinase MAK isoform X2, producing the protein MNRYTIMKQLGDGTYGSVLMGKSNESGELVAIKRMKRKFYSWDECMNLREVKSLKKLNHANVIKLKEVIRENDHLYFVFEYMKENLYQLMKDRNKLFPESVIRNMMYQILQGLAFIHKHGFFHRDMKPENLLCIGPELVKIADFGLARELRSQPPYTDYVSTRWYRAPEVLLRSSIYSSPIDMWAVGSIMAELYTLRPLFPGTSEVDEIFKICQVLGTPKKSDWPEGYHLASAMNFRFPQCVPISLKTLIPNASNEAIQLMSDMLNWNPKKRPTASQALKYPYFQVGQVLGPPPQYLEKQTAIKPVQTTEPKPALPKLQSISKPEPLSSPDVPDKTQPQALSKVNHQPLQQIQLPQNTANQQVPKQQQPQAQPFFPTINKNSSPNGAVGPKSCRRRWGQTLVKAVDSWDDLDDTEFGMSCSKKPSIALLKENKNKECLFSVPEPKASCCIQPGGENKVLMRNDSGRSNTSAKQYYLRQSRYLPGVNPKSVSLVAVNKERSHGTWNNQLFSKPLAHTGGGVTLNRNTTGNPGFVSGAAYNPSGVYIPSFHKKEVGSTGQRIQLAPVGPPVSDYSWKTKAARAQLPGPTFNSAAKNMSILTRPPTIPPVHGRTDWVAKYGGNR; encoded by the exons atgaaccgTTACACTATCATGAAACAACTAGGTGATGGCACCTATGGCAGTGTGCTGATGGGGAAGAGCAACGAGTCAGGAGAACTTGTGGCTATCAAAAG aatgaaaagaaagttcTATTCATGGGATGAATGTATGAATTTGAGAGAAGTCAAG TCTCTGAAGAAGCTAAATCATGCCAATGTAATAAAATTGAAAGAAGTCATACGAGAAAATGACCACCTTTACTTTGTATTTGAATACATGAAGGAAAATCTCTATCAGTTAATGAAGGACAG AAACAAGTTGTTCCCTGAGTCAGTCATCAGAAACATGATGTATCAGATATTACAAGGGCTAGCTTTTATCCATAAACACG GATTTTTTCATAGAGATATGAAGCCTGAAAACCTTCTCTGTATTGGACCAGAACTTGTGAAAATAGCAGATTTTGGTTTGGCTAGAGAGCTAAGATCTCAGCCACCTTACACAGATTATGTTTCTACCAGGTG GTACCGTGCTCCTGAAGTTTTGCTAAGATCATCTATTTATAGTTCACCTATTGATATGTGGGCAGTTGGCAGCATAATGGCTGAATTGTACACGCTAAGACCTCTTTTCCCAGGCACAAGTGAAGTAGATGAAATCTTCAAAATTTGCCAAGTATTAGGGACTCCGAAAAAG aGTGACTGGCCAGAAGGATACCACCTTGCTTCTGCCATGAATTTCCGTTTCCCACAATGTGTCCCTATAAGCCTAAAAACTCTCATCCCAAATGCAAGCAATGAAGCAATACAGCTTATGAGTGATATGCTGAACTGGAATCCAAAGAAGAGACCTACAGCAAGTCAG gctttGAAGTACCCTTACTTTCAAGTTGGCCAAGTTTTAGGACCTCCTCCACAGTATCTGGAGAAGCAGACTGCTATTAAACCAGTTCAGACAACAGAGCCAAAGCCAGCCTTACCTAAACTGCAATCTATATCCAAGCCAGAACCTCTGTCTTCACCTGATGTACCTGACAAAACACAGCCACAGGCCCTGTCAAAGGTTAACCACCAGCCTCTCCAGCAAATTCAATTGCCTCAGAATACAGCTAACCAGCAAGtaccaaaacagcagcagccacaggcACAACCATTTTTTCCAACAATCAATAAAAACTCATCACCG AATGGTGCAGTAGGTCCTAAAAGCTGCCGAAGACGATGGGGTCAGACTTTAGTAAAGGCTGTGGATAGCTGGGATGACTTGGATGACACTGAATTTGGAATGTCATGTTCAAAGAAGCCTAGCATTGCactgttgaaagaaaataaaaacaaggaatGTCTTTTTAG TGTGCCAGAACCAAAAGCTTCGTGCTGTATCCAgccaggaggagaaaataaggTTCTGATGAGAAATGATTCTGGAAGATCAAATACATCAGCAAAACAGTACTATCTAAGACAATCAAGATATCTACCTG GTGTAAACCCTAAGAGTGTCTCTTTAGTAGCAGTCAATAAAGAACGATCACATGGAACCTGGAACAACCAGTTGTTTTCTAAACCGCTGGCACATACTGGAGGAGGAGTGactttaaacagaaatactaCAG GAAATCCTGGCTTTGTAAGTGGTGCTGCTTACAACCCATCAGGAGTATATATCCCTTCCTTTCATAAAAAAGAAGTTGGATCAACTGGACAACGGATACAGCTAGCTCCTGTTGGTCCACCTGTATCAG ATTATTCCTGGAAAACCAAAGCTGCTCGTGCTCAGTTACCAGGTCCTACTTTCAATTCAGCAGCAAAAAACATGAGTATTTTAACTCGCCCACCAACAATTCCACCAGTACATGGAAGAACAGACTGGGTGGCCAAATACGGAGGAAACAGATAA
- the MAK gene encoding serine/threonine-protein kinase MAK isoform X1 yields MNRYTIMKQLGDGTYGSVLMGKSNESGELVAIKRMKRKFYSWDECMNLREVKSLKKLNHANVIKLKEVIRENDHLYFVFEYMKENLYQLMKDRNKLFPESVIRNMMYQILQGLAFIHKHGFFHRDMKPENLLCIGPELVKIADFGLARELRSQPPYTDYVSTRWYRAPEVLLRSSIYSSPIDMWAVGSIMAELYTLRPLFPGTSEVDEIFKICQVLGTPKKSDWPEGYHLASAMNFRFPQCVPISLKTLIPNASNEAIQLMSDMLNWNPKKRPTASQALKYPYFQVGQVLGPPPQYLEKQTAIKPVQTTEPKPALPKLQSISKPEPLSSPDVPDKTQPQALSKVNHQPLQQIQLPQNTANQQVPKQQQPQAQPFFPTINKNSSPNGAVGPKSCRRRWGQTLVKAVDSWDDLDDTEFGMSCSKKPSIALLKENKNKECLFSVPEPKASCCIQPGGENKVLMRNDSGRSNTSAKQYYLRQSRYLPGVNPKSVSLVAVNKERSHGTWNNQLFSKPLAHTGGGVTLNRNTTDENLIIPIEKLSCKERLNEKLEDPKGNPGFVSGAAYNPSGVYIPSFHKKEVGSTGQRIQLAPVGPPVSDYSWKTKAARAQLPGPTFNSAAKNMSILTRPPTIPPVHGRTDWVAKYGGNR; encoded by the exons atgaaccgTTACACTATCATGAAACAACTAGGTGATGGCACCTATGGCAGTGTGCTGATGGGGAAGAGCAACGAGTCAGGAGAACTTGTGGCTATCAAAAG aatgaaaagaaagttcTATTCATGGGATGAATGTATGAATTTGAGAGAAGTCAAG TCTCTGAAGAAGCTAAATCATGCCAATGTAATAAAATTGAAAGAAGTCATACGAGAAAATGACCACCTTTACTTTGTATTTGAATACATGAAGGAAAATCTCTATCAGTTAATGAAGGACAG AAACAAGTTGTTCCCTGAGTCAGTCATCAGAAACATGATGTATCAGATATTACAAGGGCTAGCTTTTATCCATAAACACG GATTTTTTCATAGAGATATGAAGCCTGAAAACCTTCTCTGTATTGGACCAGAACTTGTGAAAATAGCAGATTTTGGTTTGGCTAGAGAGCTAAGATCTCAGCCACCTTACACAGATTATGTTTCTACCAGGTG GTACCGTGCTCCTGAAGTTTTGCTAAGATCATCTATTTATAGTTCACCTATTGATATGTGGGCAGTTGGCAGCATAATGGCTGAATTGTACACGCTAAGACCTCTTTTCCCAGGCACAAGTGAAGTAGATGAAATCTTCAAAATTTGCCAAGTATTAGGGACTCCGAAAAAG aGTGACTGGCCAGAAGGATACCACCTTGCTTCTGCCATGAATTTCCGTTTCCCACAATGTGTCCCTATAAGCCTAAAAACTCTCATCCCAAATGCAAGCAATGAAGCAATACAGCTTATGAGTGATATGCTGAACTGGAATCCAAAGAAGAGACCTACAGCAAGTCAG gctttGAAGTACCCTTACTTTCAAGTTGGCCAAGTTTTAGGACCTCCTCCACAGTATCTGGAGAAGCAGACTGCTATTAAACCAGTTCAGACAACAGAGCCAAAGCCAGCCTTACCTAAACTGCAATCTATATCCAAGCCAGAACCTCTGTCTTCACCTGATGTACCTGACAAAACACAGCCACAGGCCCTGTCAAAGGTTAACCACCAGCCTCTCCAGCAAATTCAATTGCCTCAGAATACAGCTAACCAGCAAGtaccaaaacagcagcagccacaggcACAACCATTTTTTCCAACAATCAATAAAAACTCATCACCG AATGGTGCAGTAGGTCCTAAAAGCTGCCGAAGACGATGGGGTCAGACTTTAGTAAAGGCTGTGGATAGCTGGGATGACTTGGATGACACTGAATTTGGAATGTCATGTTCAAAGAAGCCTAGCATTGCactgttgaaagaaaataaaaacaaggaatGTCTTTTTAG TGTGCCAGAACCAAAAGCTTCGTGCTGTATCCAgccaggaggagaaaataaggTTCTGATGAGAAATGATTCTGGAAGATCAAATACATCAGCAAAACAGTACTATCTAAGACAATCAAGATATCTACCTG GTGTAAACCCTAAGAGTGTCTCTTTAGTAGCAGTCAATAAAGAACGATCACATGGAACCTGGAACAACCAGTTGTTTTCTAAACCGCTGGCACATACTGGAGGAGGAGTGactttaaacagaaatactaCAG ATGAGAACTTAATTATACCTATTGAAAAGCTATCATGCAAAGAGAGATTGAATGAAAAATTAGAGGATCCAAAAG GAAATCCTGGCTTTGTAAGTGGTGCTGCTTACAACCCATCAGGAGTATATATCCCTTCCTTTCATAAAAAAGAAGTTGGATCAACTGGACAACGGATACAGCTAGCTCCTGTTGGTCCACCTGTATCAG ATTATTCCTGGAAAACCAAAGCTGCTCGTGCTCAGTTACCAGGTCCTACTTTCAATTCAGCAGCAAAAAACATGAGTATTTTAACTCGCCCACCAACAATTCCACCAGTACATGGAAGAACAGACTGGGTGGCCAAATACGGAGGAAACAGATAA
- the MAK gene encoding serine/threonine-protein kinase MAK isoform X3 codes for MNRYTIMKQLGDGTYGSVLMGKSNESGELVAIKRMKRKFYSWDECMNLREVKSLKKLNHANVIKLKEVIRENDHLYFVFEYMKENLYQLMKDRNKLFPESVIRNMMYQILQGLAFIHKHGFFHRDMKPENLLCIGPELVKIADFGLARELRSQPPYTDYVSTRWYRAPEVLLRSSIYSSPIDMWAVGSIMAELYTLRPLFPGTSEVDEIFKICQVLGTPKKSDWPEGYHLASAMNFRFPQCVPISLKTLIPNASNEAIQLMSDMLNWNPKKRPTASQALKYPYFQVGQVLGPPPQYLEKQTAIKPVQTTEPKPALPKLQSISKPEPLSSPDVPDKTQPQALSKVNHQPLQQIQLPQNTANQQVPKQQQPQAQPFFPTINKNSSPNGAVGPKSCRRRWGQTLVKAVDSWDDLDDTEFGMSCSKKPSIALLKENKNKECLFSVPEPKASCCIQPGGENKVLMRNDSGRSNTSAKQYYLRQSRYLPGVNPKSVSLVAVNKERSHGTWNNQLFSKPLAHTGGGVTLNRNTTDYSWKTKAARAQLPGPTFNSAAKNMSILTRPPTIPPVHGRTDWVAKYGGNR; via the exons atgaaccgTTACACTATCATGAAACAACTAGGTGATGGCACCTATGGCAGTGTGCTGATGGGGAAGAGCAACGAGTCAGGAGAACTTGTGGCTATCAAAAG aatgaaaagaaagttcTATTCATGGGATGAATGTATGAATTTGAGAGAAGTCAAG TCTCTGAAGAAGCTAAATCATGCCAATGTAATAAAATTGAAAGAAGTCATACGAGAAAATGACCACCTTTACTTTGTATTTGAATACATGAAGGAAAATCTCTATCAGTTAATGAAGGACAG AAACAAGTTGTTCCCTGAGTCAGTCATCAGAAACATGATGTATCAGATATTACAAGGGCTAGCTTTTATCCATAAACACG GATTTTTTCATAGAGATATGAAGCCTGAAAACCTTCTCTGTATTGGACCAGAACTTGTGAAAATAGCAGATTTTGGTTTGGCTAGAGAGCTAAGATCTCAGCCACCTTACACAGATTATGTTTCTACCAGGTG GTACCGTGCTCCTGAAGTTTTGCTAAGATCATCTATTTATAGTTCACCTATTGATATGTGGGCAGTTGGCAGCATAATGGCTGAATTGTACACGCTAAGACCTCTTTTCCCAGGCACAAGTGAAGTAGATGAAATCTTCAAAATTTGCCAAGTATTAGGGACTCCGAAAAAG aGTGACTGGCCAGAAGGATACCACCTTGCTTCTGCCATGAATTTCCGTTTCCCACAATGTGTCCCTATAAGCCTAAAAACTCTCATCCCAAATGCAAGCAATGAAGCAATACAGCTTATGAGTGATATGCTGAACTGGAATCCAAAGAAGAGACCTACAGCAAGTCAG gctttGAAGTACCCTTACTTTCAAGTTGGCCAAGTTTTAGGACCTCCTCCACAGTATCTGGAGAAGCAGACTGCTATTAAACCAGTTCAGACAACAGAGCCAAAGCCAGCCTTACCTAAACTGCAATCTATATCCAAGCCAGAACCTCTGTCTTCACCTGATGTACCTGACAAAACACAGCCACAGGCCCTGTCAAAGGTTAACCACCAGCCTCTCCAGCAAATTCAATTGCCTCAGAATACAGCTAACCAGCAAGtaccaaaacagcagcagccacaggcACAACCATTTTTTCCAACAATCAATAAAAACTCATCACCG AATGGTGCAGTAGGTCCTAAAAGCTGCCGAAGACGATGGGGTCAGACTTTAGTAAAGGCTGTGGATAGCTGGGATGACTTGGATGACACTGAATTTGGAATGTCATGTTCAAAGAAGCCTAGCATTGCactgttgaaagaaaataaaaacaaggaatGTCTTTTTAG TGTGCCAGAACCAAAAGCTTCGTGCTGTATCCAgccaggaggagaaaataaggTTCTGATGAGAAATGATTCTGGAAGATCAAATACATCAGCAAAACAGTACTATCTAAGACAATCAAGATATCTACCTG GTGTAAACCCTAAGAGTGTCTCTTTAGTAGCAGTCAATAAAGAACGATCACATGGAACCTGGAACAACCAGTTGTTTTCTAAACCGCTGGCACATACTGGAGGAGGAGTGactttaaacagaaatactaCAG ATTATTCCTGGAAAACCAAAGCTGCTCGTGCTCAGTTACCAGGTCCTACTTTCAATTCAGCAGCAAAAAACATGAGTATTTTAACTCGCCCACCAACAATTCCACCAGTACATGGAAGAACAGACTGGGTGGCCAAATACGGAGGAAACAGATAA